Sequence from the Acidimicrobiales bacterium genome:
AAGCTCCTTCCCGGCTTCGAGGAGGAGACCAGGGCCGAGGGCGACGAGATCCGGGCCCTGGGCGGCCTCTACGTCCTGGGCAGCGAGCGGCACGAGAGCCGCCGCATCGACAACCAGCTGCGGGGCCGCTCCGGGCGCCAGGGCGACCCGGGCGAGAGCCGCTTCTTCCTGTCTCTCGAGGACGAGCTGATGCGCCTCTTCGCCACCGGCGCCATGAGCTGGGTGATGGGCAAGGCCCTTCCTGACGACGTGCCCATCGAGGCCAAGATGGTCACCAAGGCCATCGAGCGGGCCCAGAACACCGTCGAGCAGCGCAACGCCGAGATCCGCAAGGACGTCCTCAAGTACGACGAGGTCATGAACGAGCAGCGCAAGGTGATCTACGCCCGGCGCATGCAGATCCTCGACGGCGAGGACCTCCGGGAGCGCACCTTCGAGATCATGGAGAGCGCGGTGGCCGGTCTGGTGGCCGGCTACCTGCCGTCGGAGTACCAGGAGGAGTGGGACGTCGACGGCCTGCTCACCGAGGTGAAGCTGTACTACCCCACCAAGTTCGCGGCGGAGGAGCTGGCCGAGGCGGCCACCACCGAGCAGGTGGAGGAGAGCCTGGTGGCCGAGGCCGAGGCGTACTACGAGCAGCGCGAGCGCGACATGCCCGGCGGGGCCGACACCATGCGCGAGCTGGAGCGCACGATCATGCTGCAGATCATCGACCAGAAGTGGCGGGAGCACCTGGCCGAGATGGACTACCTGCGGGACGGCATCAACCTGCGGGCCATGGGCCAGCAGGACCCGCTGGTGGCGTGGCAGAAGGAGGGCTACGACATGTTCGGCCAGATGGTGGCCGGTATCGACGACGACTACGTCCGCTACGTGATGCACGTGGAGGTGCTGGTCGACCGGCCGGCCGAGCCCGAGCTGGCACGGGCCAACTACGTCGCCCCCAGCGACCCGGTGCAGGACCTCTCGTCGGGCCCGGCTGCGGCCGCCGCCGCGGCCCAGGCCGACCACACCCACACCGCGGTGGCGGCCGAGGAGGTGACCCACGTTCCCGTCGTGAAGGCGGAGCACGAGAAGGTCGGCCGGAACCAGCCGTGCTGGTGCGGGAGCGGCAAGAAGTTCAAGCTCTGCCACGGCAAGGGCTAACCCCGGCGTGCGGGACTTCAGCGACGACCTGAGCGCGCTCGCCAAGAGGCTCGGCGAGGCCGAGCGCTATCTCGACGTCGACGGGAAGCGCAAGCGGCTGGCCGAGCTGGAGGTCGTCCTGGCCCGCCCCGACCTGTGGGACGACGCCGACGCGGCCCGCACGGTGACCACCGAGTTCGGCCGGGTCAGCGACGACGTCAAGCTGCTCGACGGGCTCCGGGCCCGGCTCGACGATGCCGAGACCCTCTACCAGCTGGCGGTGGAGGAGGCCGACGACAGCGTGGAGGCGGAGGTCACCGCCGTCGTCGACGACCTCGAGCGCCGGCTCCAGGACCTCGACCTGCGCTCGCTGTTCACCGGGGAGCACGACGAGGGCGACGCCGTGTGCGAGATCCACGCGGGCGAGGGCGGCACCGACGCCCAGGACTGGGCCGAGATGATGGTCCGCATGTACCTGCGCTGGGCCGAGCGCCGGGGCTTCGAGGTGGAGGTCGACGAGGAGACGCCCGGCCAGGAGGCCGGCATCCTCTCCGCCACGTTCATCGTCCGCGGCCGCTACGCGTACGGCCTGCTGTCGGGGGAGCGGGGCGTGCACCGCCTGTACCGGATCTCCCCGTTCGACGCCCAGGCCCGGCGCCAGACCTCCTACGCCGCCCTGGAGCTCACCCCCTTCCTCGACGACGTCTCCGACGAGGTGGAGATCGACGAGAAGGAGCTGCGGGTCGACACCTACCGTTCCTCGGGCGCCGGCGGCCAGCACGTCAACGTCACCGACTCGGCCGTGCGCCTCACCCACCTGCCGACGGGCATCGTGGTGTCGTGCCAGAACGAGCGCAGCCAGTTCCAGAACAAGGCCAAGGCCAT
This genomic interval carries:
- a CDS encoding SEC-C metal-binding domain-containing protein — protein: KLLPGFEEETRAEGDEIRALGGLYVLGSERHESRRIDNQLRGRSGRQGDPGESRFFLSLEDELMRLFATGAMSWVMGKALPDDVPIEAKMVTKAIERAQNTVEQRNAEIRKDVLKYDEVMNEQRKVIYARRMQILDGEDLRERTFEIMESAVAGLVAGYLPSEYQEEWDVDGLLTEVKLYYPTKFAAEELAEAATTEQVEESLVAEAEAYYEQRERDMPGGADTMRELERTIMLQIIDQKWREHLAEMDYLRDGINLRAMGQQDPLVAWQKEGYDMFGQMVAGIDDDYVRYVMHVEVLVDRPAEPELARANYVAPSDPVQDLSSGPAAAAAAAQADHTHTAVAAEEVTHVPVVKAEHEKVGRNQPCWCGSGKKFKLCHGKG
- the prfB gene encoding peptide chain release factor 2 encodes the protein MRDFSDDLSALAKRLGEAERYLDVDGKRKRLAELEVVLARPDLWDDADAARTVTTEFGRVSDDVKLLDGLRARLDDAETLYQLAVEEADDSVEAEVTAVVDDLERRLQDLDLRSLFTGEHDEGDAVCEIHAGEGGTDAQDWAEMMVRMYLRWAERRGFEVEVDEETPGQEAGILSATFIVRGRYAYGLLSGERGVHRLYRISPFDAQARRQTSYAALELTPFLDDVSDEVEIDEKELRVDTYRSSGAGGQHVNVTDSAVRLTHLPTGIVVSCQNERSQFQNKAKAMQILAAKLAERQREERRAKLDALSGPQSQVSRAGSFIRGYVLAPYQKVKDERTEMETGNVQAVLDGDLDQFMEAYLRWRRAQS